The proteins below are encoded in one region of Phaseolus vulgaris cultivar G19833 chromosome 1, P. vulgaris v2.0, whole genome shotgun sequence:
- the LOC137815518 gene encoding COP1-interactive protein 1-like, translating into MTSSSSSISISSGYSSASNESTRRVIEINKKTESTSSSETLSCMKTSSEEVVDIDVEEKDELAEQKLKPRLGYEWVHPKRNLNFAKSFDNVQPSSRVEATENVVEAEAGPSKKARKREKSAKKSHSSKRHRHGSRSSSQYLFETVFTSSTRFSDFVHTSHDASSRDMFSSATIPSLTNSVIELASRTLLIGKAIREKTKDVVSSFELEKLKKEATESNEKIGSLTSQVEDLSKAKDCYEVEKESLKDEVAELTAQKLSLDDEIQRLKGNFADLSAAKKAEADNNLRLESVINQLNSRVTRAKGYVVQQHKLGFQKALQQAKYFYKIPLDAGNFDVGKDFYNGELIPISEIPY; encoded by the exons ATGACGTCTTCTTCAAGCTCTATTTCCATTTCTTCGGGGTATTCGAGCGCGAGCAACGAATCTACTAGGAGAGTGATTGAAATCAATAAAAAGACTGAGTCTACATCTTCGTCTGAAACACTTTCTTGTATGAAAACGTCGAGTGAAGAAGTTGTGGATATTGACGTCGAGGAAAAGGATGAACTGGCCGAGCAGAAATTAAAACCTCGTCTTGGTTACGAATGGGTTCACCCCAAG aGGAACCttaactttgctaaatcttttgaTAATGTTCAG CCTAGTTCTCGGGTAGAGGCAACCGAGAATGTTGTTGAAGCTGAAGCGGGTCCTTCGAAGAAAGCTAGAAAGCGAGAGAAGAGTGCTAAGAAATCACATTCTTCTAAGAGGCATCGTCACGGTTCTAGGAGCTCTTCTCAATACCTTTTTGAAACTGTCTTCACCTCTTCTACACGTTTTTCGGATTTTGTGCATACTAGTCACGATGCTTCCTCTCGTGACATGTTCTCATCGGCTACTATTCCTTCTCTTACAAATTCGGTGATTGAGCTTGCTAGCCGAACTTTACTAATTGGCAAAGCAATAAGAGAAAAGACTAAggatgttgtttcttcttttgaacttgaaaaattgaaaaaagaagCAACTGAATCAAATGAGAAGATCGGATCCTTAACCTCCCAGGTTGAAGATTTGTCTAAGGCTAAGGATTGTTATGAAGTCGAGAAAGAGTCTTTAAAGGATGAGGTTGCTGAGTTAACAGCTCAGAAGTTATCCCTTGACGATGAGATTCAACGATTGAAAGGAAACTTCGCTGATCTTTCTGCTGCGAAGAAAGCTGAAGCTGATAATAATCTTCGTTTAGAATCTGTGATAAACCAGTTGAATTCAAGGGTTACTCGGGCTAAGGGTTATGTTGTTCAACAACACAAGTTGGGTTTTCAAAAAGCTCTCCAGCAAGCTAAGTATTTTTACAAGATTCCATTGGATGCTGGAAATTTTGACGTGGGtaaagatttttataatggCGAACTGATTCCAATTAGTGAAATTCcttattga